GCCCCGAAAAAAAATTCCTGATGCTCGCGAAGTTCTCACCGATAGGCCTTTTTCTGGATGATCCCCAGGGACATTGCATCTACATCAATCCAAGAGGCTCCGAAATATTAGGGCTGTCGCCGGAAGAGGCCCTCTCTCTTGACTGGGCTCCGTTCATTCACCCCGATGACCGCGAGCGGGTGGTAACGGAGTGGAACAGGGCCGTGGAGAATCGCGGTGTGTTTCACCAGGAATACCGATGGGTCCACCCCGACGGTACAGTTGTCCATACACACGAACTCTTTTATCCGGTCATCGGGGCCGCCGGGGACGTTGAAGTTTTCGTTGGGACCCTCATGGACATTACCAGACGCAAGGCCACTGAAGAGCGGGCTGAAAGGCTTCAAAGGCTCTACCGTGCGACAACCCGGATCAACCATGCCGTTGTCCAACTCCGGGACCCCCTGAAGCTTTTCCGGGAGATGTGTCGCCTTGCTGTTGAGGAGGGCGGTTTTCAGATGGTCTGGGTCGGAATGCCAGACGAGAAAAAGGAGTTCGTCAAGATCGTCGCCTCCTCGGACACCACAACTGAACACCTTGAACAGGTCAATATCGCCCTCGACGAAGGGCCCCGGGGACAAGGTCCCACCGGGACGGCCCTGAGGGAAGGGCGCCCTGTGATCTGCAACCGGATCGCATCCGATCCTAAAATGGCACCCTGGAGGGGTAATGCCTTGCGGCATGGCTTCGGCTCCTCGGCGGCATTCCCCCTGGAGGCACAGGACAAGATTCGATGGATTGTCAACTTTTATGCCGATGAGCCGGACTTTTTCAACGATGAGGAGGTTGAACTGCTGGTTGACGTTGTTGGAAACATCTCCCTTGCCCTTGAACGTGCCGGAAGGGATGTGGAGATCGAGACACTCAACGAATGCCTCCTCCGGGCACAGCGATTTGCCGGGCTTGGGTTTATTGACTGGGATCTGAAAACTGACGAGGCTGTTCTTTCGGACGAGATCTACCACATCTTCGGGATCGAGAAGGGTACGATGAGGGCCACTCAGAAACTGGTTGCAAACGCCGTTCACCCGGACGATCAAAAACGCGTTCGGGAGGGACTCGGAAAAACGGTCAGGGGTGAAAGTGAATACGACGAAGAACACCGAATTGTGCGGCCCGACGGCAGCGAGCGCTGGGTCAGGGCACAGGCCGTACCGGTTGTCCGGGACGAAAACGGAAAACCGGAGACCCTTTTCGGCACAGTTCTCGACATAACCGAAAGGAAGGAGACCGAGGCCAGAAATGTTGTCGTTGAGGAGCAGCTGCTCCAGGCCCAGAAGATGGAATCGGTGGGCCGTCTCGCCGGAGGGGTGGCTCACGATTTTAACAACATGCTGACTGTGATCACCGGCCTCACGGAAATGGCCCTCTCCAAACTGGATCATTCCCACCCCCTTTTCAGGACTCTTACCCAGGTTTGTGAGGCGGCCAGTCGATCTGCGGATCTTACCAGGCAGCTGCTGGCATTTTCCAGACAACAGGTCATATCCCCCCGTTCCCTCGACCTGAATCTGAAAATCGGGGACACTGTCGGGTTTCTCCGGAAACTTGTCGGTGAGAACATAGGTTTTACCCATATTCCAGGCGACAGCCTCTGGACGGTCAACCTCGACCCGGTCCAGTTTGACCAGATATTGACAAATCTGGCCATCAACAGCCGGGATGCCATCCAGGATACTGGAGAGATCATAATTGAAACGAGCAACATTTCTCTTGACGAATCCTATTCCGACAGCAGGCCTGATTTCTCCCCCGGAGACTACGTGATGATGGCCTTCACTGACAACGGATTCGGCATGACCAAGGAGGTCATGGGGAAAATATTCGAGCCCTTCTTTACCACGAAGGAACGCGGATCCGGTACCGGCCTGGGCTTGGCAACCGTTTACGGGATCGTCAGGCAGAACGACGGATTCATCAATGTCTACTCCGAGGTGGGCAAGGGAACAACGTTCAGGATCTACTTCCCCAGGTTTGAGTCGGCTCCCGAGGCCATCGGGGAGACTGTCGAGCCGGAATTAATAACCGGGAATGAAACCATCCTGGTCGTCGAGGACGAAGAACTGATACTTGAATTCATAAAGGAAGCCCTGGGAACGTACGGGTACCACATCCTGGGCGCCGGTAGCCCCGAAGACGCAATTGAACTTTGCGAAAAACAGGAGACCGGAATAGACCTTCTTCTCACGGATGTCGTCATGCCCTCGATGAACGGGAAGGAACTTGCGGATAGGGTAAAAGCCTTTTTCCCCGGGATCGGGACAATCTTCATGTCAGGCTACACGGTCGACGTCGTGGCCCATCGGTCGATTCTGGAGAAGGGGGTTAACTTTGTTCAAAAGCCTTTTAATTTGGAAACTTTGGGAAGAACCATCCGGGAGGTCCTGGATTCACCGGCCTGAAAAAACAGATCCTGTCGAAAAACATCTTCCTGTCGCGAAGTTAACCGGCACATCATCTTCCGTAAAATAGTGACCCCTACCAAATAGACGTTATTTTTGTGTGATAATTCTCCGGGAGAATTCATTGCAGACTGTAAGGCACGGGATGATACGACGGAGATTGTGGGGAATATGAATCCCCCCCCGGGGGGGGGACCTGTGAACCCAAGGAGGTAAAAGATGAAAAAGATCAGGAACCTGTTGCTACTGCTGGCGATCGTATCGTTGGTCGGCCTTCCGCTTTTGGCTGCTGCCGGCAGCGCCGATCTGCCTGGTCCTGACGGCAAGGCGGTATGGAACTATATCACGAAGGTAAAGCCTTACCATGGCTGGGCTCTCTGGCCCGACAAGGGCAAGTTCTACAAGGGACAGCATCCCCATGGAGCACTCCTGACCACCTATGTTTCTCCCGGGGCGTTGAAGACTATCAAGGACAAATCCGGATCCTTCCCCGACGGTACTTTCATCGTAAAGGAGAACTACTCCCCCAAGAAGATGCTCGGAGCTGTAACGGTCATGTATCGCATCAATGGGTATAACGCTGATGCCGGCGACTGGTTCTGGGCCAAGTACGGCGGGAACGGAAAGATAATGGCGGAGGGAAAGGTGGCGGGGTGCACCAACTGTCATCAGGCCAAAATCATGAACGACTGGGTATTCACCGGACCCGTCAAGTAAGGCCGGGCCTGCGGCTGTGAAGTAACCGGCGACAGGAGCCTCCGGGACCCCCGTCGCCGACGTATTGCGCCGGGCTGACCGCCCGAAGAAGGCAAGAGTCAAGGAGCCGGAATTCGATGAATCGGCTTTTGTTCTGCGTATTGACCGTTGCTCTCCTGTTCCCATCTTCATCCTTTGGAGAGGGGGGCAATGTCAATTTGGGCCCGCGTGGTCTCAACGGGCTCGAGCCCCATTATCGTTCCAGTGTACTGAGGGGCTGGCGCAGTTTTCAGACCAGCTACGCGAAAGACGGGGTGGCATGCATCAACTGCCATCGTTCCTATGAGGAGATGGCTGCGTGGGCTGGAGCATATCCCAAGGTCCAGGTTTTTGACGGCACACCATACGCGGTAAAATCCCTGAGTGACGTAGTACTCGAGGCGCTTGAACGGCACACCGATCTGTCCGAATCCAGCTGCATGAAGATGGTCGATGACCTGGTTGCCTGCATAGCCTGGTGGGGGGATGGACAGCCTGTAACTCCCGGATTTTCCGGTGCCGGCAGGCCTCCATCTCAGGACCGCGCCAAACTCGAAGAAGCGGTGGCAAGAGGGAGAATCCTGTTTAAGCGAAGGGGTCCTTCCTCCTGCTCC
The sequence above is a segment of the bacterium BMS3Abin14 genome. Coding sequences within it:
- a CDS encoding blue-light-activated protein, giving the protein MSWGWCCFGAGIEYWGSFAMDKKIEKHPAGEPGSRPGFSDVDLESPEKKFLMLAKFSPIGLFLDDPQGHCIYINPRGSEILGLSPEEALSLDWAPFIHPDDRERVVTEWNRAVENRGVFHQEYRWVHPDGTVVHTHELFYPVIGAAGDVEVFVGTLMDITRRKATEERAERLQRLYRATTRINHAVVQLRDPLKLFREMCRLAVEEGGFQMVWVGMPDEKKEFVKIVASSDTTTEHLEQVNIALDEGPRGQGPTGTALREGRPVICNRIASDPKMAPWRGNALRHGFGSSAAFPLEAQDKIRWIVNFYADEPDFFNDEEVELLVDVVGNISLALERAGRDVEIETLNECLLRAQRFAGLGFIDWDLKTDEAVLSDEIYHIFGIEKGTMRATQKLVANAVHPDDQKRVREGLGKTVRGESEYDEEHRIVRPDGSERWVRAQAVPVVRDENGKPETLFGTVLDITERKETEARNVVVEEQLLQAQKMESVGRLAGGVAHDFNNMLTVITGLTEMALSKLDHSHPLFRTLTQVCEAASRSADLTRQLLAFSRQQVISPRSLDLNLKIGDTVGFLRKLVGENIGFTHIPGDSLWTVNLDPVQFDQILTNLAINSRDAIQDTGEIIIETSNISLDESYSDSRPDFSPGDYVMMAFTDNGFGMTKEVMGKIFEPFFTTKERGSGTGLGLATVYGIVRQNDGFINVYSEVGKGTTFRIYFPRFESAPEAIGETVEPELITGNETILVVEDEELILEFIKEALGTYGYHILGAGSPEDAIELCEKQETGIDLLLTDVVMPSMNGKELADRVKAFFPGIGTIFMSGYTVDVVAHRSILEKGVNFVQKPFNLETLGRTIREVLDSPA